From Trichomycterus rosablanca isolate fTriRos1 chromosome 18, fTriRos1.hap1, whole genome shotgun sequence, the proteins below share one genomic window:
- the cfap298 gene encoding cilia- and flagella-associated protein 298 has translation MVQLHVKRGDESQFVFNSTVDVSIETLIQQVTQTYNGRLKVDRICSEIPELADHGVALPPNMQGLADDQITDLNLKDEWEDRCIPSGGAEFKKDELGRRNGHAPSEKMKTVLKKTVEEAKALISKKQVQANVCVNVDMVKEALDQLRGAVMIVYPMGLPPHDPIRMEFEDQEDLAGTQASLQVIPEEEAQLWWASKELQRGKKLQDYVGKNEKTKLVVKIQRGGQGAPAREPLVSEEQQKQMMMHYYKRQEELKKLDEADDDSYLQSDWSDRQALKKQFQGLTNIRWGPR, from the exons ATGGTGCAGCTCCATGTTAAACGCGGAGATGAGAGTCAGTTTGTGTTTAACAGCACAGTGGACGTTTCCATCGAGACGCTCATCCAGCAGGTCACTCAGACCTACAACGGAAGACTGAAGGTGGACAGAATCTGCTCCG AAATTCCTGAACTGGCGGATCATGGTGTCGCGCTTCCCCCAAACATGCAAGGCCTTGCAGACGATCAGATCACAGATCTGAACCTAAAGGACGAATGGGAGGACCGGTGCATCCCCAGCGGAGGAGCGGAGTTCAAGAAGGATGAGCTGGGGCGCAGGAATGGACACG CCCCCAGTGAAAAAATGAAGACGGTTTTGAAGAAGACTGTGGAAGAAGCCAAAGCTTTGATTTCAAAA AAACAAGTGCAGGCGAACGTTTGCGTTAACGTGGACATGGTCAAAGAGGCTCTGGATCAGCTGCGAGGAGCAGTAATGATCGTTTACCCCATGGGCCTGCCGCCACATGATCCAATCAGAATGGAGTTTGAGGATCAGGAGGACCTTGCTGGAACACAG GCGTCTTTGCAAGTGATCCCAGAGGAGGAGGCTCAGCTCTGGTGGGCATCTAAAGAGCTTCAGCGGGGCAAAAAACTACAGGATTACGTCGGCAAAAACGAGAAAACGAAGCTCGTGGTGAAGATCCAGCGG GGAGGCCAGGGAGCACCGGCACGGGAACCACTGGTCAGCGAGGAGCAACAAAAACAGATGATGATGCACTATTACAAAAGACAAGAAGAACTCAAA AAGCTGGATGAAGCAGACGACGATTCCTATTTGCAGTCCGATTGGTCGGACAGACaggctttaaaaaaacaatttcaaggACTCACGAATATCAGATGGGGTCCGAGATAA